From Haloplanus rubicundus, one genomic window encodes:
- a CDS encoding BREX protein BrxB domain-containing protein — translation MSQQNTNPLVKFTTELVDFARGERRGIRNPFVMVPVEPKIEHRLTKRLETWASAPDGDLKNWEDVSDTRGADVTITSVRLDALMPETRAFETTIDLGALDRVETDAVEDTLERNLAAELVDALIEKHIKNGAVKNDRSSVLVLLNLGSLYPFTRASELLDELDRKNVNTTVGIPFPGSVVGGRLSFFNEQARHYYPAHRIGKKVIAGYMEDV, via the coding sequence ATGAGTCAGCAAAACACGAACCCGCTCGTCAAGTTCACCACAGAACTCGTCGACTTCGCTCGCGGAGAGCGCCGAGGGATTCGCAATCCTTTCGTCATGGTGCCTGTCGAGCCAAAAATCGAACACCGGCTCACGAAACGCCTCGAAACGTGGGCAAGCGCCCCCGACGGGGATCTCAAAAACTGGGAGGATGTCAGCGACACCAGGGGCGCTGATGTGACGATCACAAGCGTCCGGCTCGATGCACTCATGCCGGAGACGAGGGCCTTCGAGACCACCATCGATCTTGGCGCTCTCGATCGCGTCGAGACGGACGCCGTTGAGGACACCCTCGAACGGAACCTCGCCGCCGAACTGGTCGACGCACTCATCGAGAAACACATCAAGAACGGCGCGGTCAAGAACGACCGCTCTTCGGTGTTGGTCCTGCTGAACTTGGGGAGTCTCTACCCCTTTACCCGAGCTTCGGAACTGCTAGATGAACTCGACCGGAAAAACGTCAACACGACCGTCGGCATTCCCTTCCCGGGTTCAGTCGTCGGCGGCCGACTCAGCTTCTTCAACGAACAGGCACGCCACTACTATCCGGCCCACCGAAT